A region of the Mycobacterium sp. NBC_00419 genome:
CGCTGTCGGCACAGGACATCGAGGACGAGATCGCCGCGTTGCGGATCGGCACGCTCTCGGCGACCGAACCGGCACTGCGCACGGCCTATCTGATGGTGCACGACGAGATGGAACGCGGGCTCCTACCGGTGATCGCCGATCGCCTGGGCCTGCCCGCTGACGATCTGACCGTACGACTCTGTGCGGCCACCGTCACCGGGGCGTTCCGCGTCATCGACGAGGACGTCGGCAGAACCGTCATCGTCGAGGGCAAACCGGTCACCCAAGCCGAAGCGCTGGGGCTGATCGATCGGGCCATCACCGAGGCGACCAACGGCCGCCTCGGCGGCCCGGTGACCCGCTGACCCCATATCGCCACTCCCCCAACCCAATACAGATCGCGAGCCTCAGCAGCGCAGGCCCGTCGACCACGCACGTCGTAATCATGGGGAAGGGATTCCAGTGCTACCCGAATTCATCACCGTCGAAGACTTCTTCAGCCCACCCGAACGCGCCGGCGCGACCATCTCGCCGGACGGGACCCGGATCGCCTACCTGGCGCCCTGGCGCAACCGGCTCAACGTGTGGGTACAAGACATCGAGGCCACCGAACCGGCGCGATGTGTCACCGCCGACGACACCCGCAGCGTGTACATCTACCGCTGGACCCACGACTCGCGCTGGCTGCTCTACATGCAGGACGGCGGCGGTGATGAGAACTGGCACGTGT
Encoded here:
- a CDS encoding TetR/AcrR family transcriptional regulator codes for the protein MTGTGRRGEAIGGKPSQARLDVSRKAAALFWDRGVSATSGDDIAAAAGLSTRTIWRYFRTKESCVEPLLAKTAERFLASARRWPHELSLIEHLVADAVTYPLSAQDIEDEIAALRIGTLSATEPALRTAYLMVHDEMERGLLPVIADRLGLPADDLTVRLCAATVTGAFRVIDEDVGRTVIVEGKPVTQAEALGLIDRAITEATNGRLGGPVTR